Proteins encoded within one genomic window of Cryptosporangium aurantiacum:
- a CDS encoding ABC transporter permease, translating into MRRLLLSGLRARRRRLAGTFIAVLLGVAFLAATLTLTATMTSAIDGFFTEANAGVDVVVRSETVLADTPNASRTPIDSSLVETVRDVPGVAVAAPVVDGFGQLLGRDGTAIAVNGPRLAGSWVADPELNPYRVVEGRAPTVTGDVVVNRATAEDGGLRVGDRTTLLTPAPKPVRVVGVVTFGEADAFGGTSYVGLTPADATAHLAGGRDQLSSIQVRAEDGVSREALAERVAAVLPPGVQAVTGDAATDETTEAINEGFLTVLRALLGAFAGVALLVAVLSIHNTFAILVAQRTRETALLRAVGAVRRQVLGAVLLEALVLGAVASGAGVAAGYGLAGLLKGVFGALGFDAPVEGLVFPLSTIAICVPIGVLATVVAALAPAIRASRVAPVEALREAAAERSEASRVRVALGAALALAGVVAVGAGTAVAVVGIGAVLVVAGVIALAPLLVGPLAAIPLRGVTARLARRNARRNPRRTAGAAAALLIGVGVVTLFTVAAGSLGAASRSDVEKTFTGDFAVDSGARFGNGSLSAEIAPALAELPEVSAVAAVGGGQALVGGEGTTVSVADPPSLVRLLSFADVEGADVGALRPGQIAVAADSDWSLGQKLSVRYPDGATATVEVATVYAENPLVGPVLITAAEWAPHASQQLASAVYVGLADGVSAADGRSAIEDAVRPFGNPTVSDAEELAGAGAAAIDQLLNLVYVLLAIAVITALLGIANTLSLGVHERTRELGLLRAVGATRRQVRSLVRWESVLIALFGTVLGAALGTALGWALVREAGSGFSVPAVPLAVIVVGGALAGLLAGARPTRQAARLDVLRAIATE; encoded by the coding sequence ATGAGGCGGCTCCTGCTCTCCGGGCTGCGGGCCCGTCGCCGCCGGCTGGCCGGGACATTCATCGCGGTGCTGCTCGGCGTCGCGTTCCTGGCCGCGACCCTGACCCTGACCGCGACGATGACCAGCGCGATCGACGGCTTCTTCACCGAGGCCAACGCCGGGGTGGACGTCGTGGTCCGAAGCGAAACCGTGCTGGCCGACACCCCGAACGCGTCCCGCACGCCGATCGACTCGTCGCTGGTGGAGACCGTGCGAGACGTGCCGGGCGTCGCGGTGGCCGCGCCGGTCGTCGACGGGTTCGGGCAGTTGCTGGGCCGGGACGGCACCGCGATCGCGGTGAACGGTCCACGACTGGCCGGGAGCTGGGTGGCCGACCCGGAACTCAACCCGTACCGGGTGGTGGAGGGCCGGGCGCCGACGGTCACCGGGGACGTAGTCGTCAACCGGGCAACCGCGGAGGACGGTGGGCTGCGGGTCGGCGACCGGACCACGCTGCTGACCCCGGCCCCGAAGCCGGTGCGCGTGGTCGGCGTCGTGACGTTCGGCGAGGCGGACGCGTTCGGTGGGACGTCGTACGTGGGGCTCACGCCCGCCGACGCCACCGCGCACCTGGCCGGCGGGCGCGATCAGCTGTCCAGCATCCAGGTTCGCGCGGAGGACGGTGTGTCGCGGGAAGCGCTGGCCGAGCGGGTCGCCGCCGTGCTGCCACCGGGCGTCCAGGCGGTCACCGGGGACGCGGCCACCGACGAGACGACCGAGGCGATCAACGAGGGGTTCCTCACCGTGCTGCGGGCGCTGCTCGGCGCGTTCGCCGGGGTGGCGCTGCTGGTGGCGGTGCTGAGCATCCACAACACGTTCGCGATCCTGGTGGCGCAGCGGACCCGGGAGACCGCGCTGTTGCGTGCGGTCGGCGCGGTGCGGAGGCAGGTGCTGGGTGCGGTGTTGCTCGAGGCGCTGGTGCTGGGGGCGGTGGCGTCCGGCGCTGGTGTTGCGGCCGGGTACGGTTTGGCCGGGCTGCTCAAGGGGGTGTTCGGCGCGCTCGGGTTCGACGCGCCGGTGGAGGGCCTGGTCTTCCCGCTCTCCACGATCGCGATCTGCGTCCCGATCGGCGTGCTGGCGACGGTGGTCGCGGCGCTGGCGCCCGCGATCCGGGCGTCCCGGGTGGCACCGGTCGAGGCGCTGCGCGAGGCGGCGGCGGAACGGTCGGAAGCGTCCCGGGTGCGGGTGGCTCTCGGTGCGGCGCTGGCACTCGCCGGTGTCGTCGCCGTCGGCGCCGGTACCGCGGTGGCCGTGGTCGGGATCGGCGCCGTGCTGGTGGTGGCCGGCGTGATCGCGCTGGCTCCGCTGCTGGTCGGGCCGCTCGCCGCGATACCGCTGCGCGGGGTCACGGCCCGGCTGGCCCGGCGGAACGCCCGCCGCAATCCGCGCCGCACCGCCGGTGCCGCGGCTGCCCTGCTGATCGGCGTCGGTGTCGTCACGCTGTTCACGGTGGCGGCGGGCTCGCTCGGGGCGGCGTCGCGTTCGGACGTGGAGAAGACGTTCACCGGCGACTTCGCGGTGGACAGCGGCGCCCGGTTCGGCAACGGGTCGCTCTCGGCGGAGATCGCGCCCGCGCTCGCCGAGCTGCCCGAAGTGTCGGCGGTGGCCGCGGTCGGCGGCGGGCAGGCGCTGGTGGGTGGCGAGGGTACGACGGTCAGCGTCGCTGACCCGCCGTCGCTGGTGCGCCTACTGTCCTTTGCGGACGTCGAGGGCGCGGACGTCGGCGCATTGCGTCCGGGGCAGATCGCCGTCGCCGCGGACTCGGACTGGTCGCTCGGGCAGAAGCTGTCGGTGCGGTACCCGGACGGCGCCACCGCGACCGTGGAGGTGGCCACCGTGTACGCCGAGAACCCGCTGGTCGGGCCGGTGTTGATCACTGCGGCGGAGTGGGCGCCGCACGCGTCGCAGCAGTTGGCGTCGGCGGTATACGTAGGGCTGGCCGACGGCGTCTCCGCCGCCGACGGACGCTCGGCGATCGAGGACGCGGTCCGCCCGTTCGGCAACCCGACGGTGTCCGACGCCGAGGAGCTGGCCGGCGCCGGTGCCGCCGCGATCGATCAGCTGCTCAACCTGGTCTACGTACTGCTCGCTATCGCAGTGATCACCGCACTCCTGGGCATCGCGAACACGCTCTCGCTGGGCGTCCACGAGCGGACCAGGGAACTGGGGCTGCTCCGGGCGGTCGGCGCCACCCGGCGGCAGGTGCGGTCGCTGGTGCGGTGGGAGTCGGTGCTGATCGCGCTGTTCGGCACCGTGCTGGGTGCCGCGCTGGGCACGGCGCTCGGGTGGGCCCTGGTGCGGGAGGCCGGATCGGGGTTCTCGGTGCCGGCCGTTCCACTGGCGGTGATCGTCGTCGGCGGCGCGCTCGCGGGCCTGCTCGCCGGGGCACGACCCACTCGCCAGGCCGCCCGCCTCGACGTCCTCCGCGCGATCGCGACCGAGTAG
- a CDS encoding response regulator transcription factor, producing the protein MTVRLLLADDQALVRGALAALLDLEPDLTVVAEVGRGDEVVDAARNAHPDVALLDVEMPGLDGIAAAKALRDAVPTCKVLIVTTFGRPGYLRRAMEAGASGFVVKDTPAKQLADAVRRVHAGLRVVDPMLAAETLATGASPLTDRETDVLRAARAGGTVANLAKELHLSEGTVRNHLSAAIGKTGARTRAEAVRLADENGWLLR; encoded by the coding sequence ATGACCGTGCGCCTGTTGCTGGCCGACGATCAGGCGCTGGTGCGAGGAGCGCTGGCGGCGCTGCTGGACCTGGAGCCGGACCTCACGGTCGTCGCCGAGGTCGGGCGGGGCGACGAGGTGGTCGACGCCGCCCGGAACGCTCACCCCGACGTCGCGCTGCTCGACGTCGAGATGCCGGGGCTGGACGGGATCGCGGCCGCCAAGGCACTGCGGGACGCGGTGCCGACCTGCAAGGTCCTGATCGTCACGACGTTCGGGAGGCCCGGCTACCTCCGCCGGGCGATGGAGGCCGGTGCCAGCGGCTTCGTCGTCAAGGACACCCCGGCGAAGCAGCTGGCCGACGCGGTTCGCCGAGTGCACGCCGGCCTCCGGGTCGTCGACCCGATGCTCGCGGCCGAGACGCTCGCCACCGGCGCGAGCCCGCTCACCGATCGGGAGACCGATGTGTTGCGCGCGGCCCGCGCCGGCGGCACGGTCGCCAACCTGGCGAAGGAACTGCACCTCTCGGAGGGAACGGTCCGTAATCACCTGTCCGCCGCGATCGGCAAGACCGGCGCGCGAACCCGCGCTGAGGCGGTCCGTCTCGCGGACGAGAACGGCTGGCTCCTGCGGTAA
- a CDS encoding 3-hydroxyacyl-CoA dehydrogenase NAD-binding domain-containing protein has product MSPIRWDRAEDGVVTLTLDAPDSSANTMDAAFQAALGETVDRLVAEKETLKGVIITSAKKTFFAGGDLDELIQARPENREQLLTTVTDIKRRLRTIETLGVPVAAAINGAALGGGLEIALAAHYRVALDTPATKLGFPEVTLGLLPGAGGVVRSVRLLGLVNALTQVLLQGQQLRAPAAQQLGLVHDVVSDPAELLVKAREWIEANPQATQPYDAKGYKVPGGSPTSPSLAGFLPALPANLRKQLKGAHLPAPHHILCAAVEGLLVDVDTAFVIEGRYFADLATGQTSTNMIQAFWFDLNRINGGGSRPADVPAFKPRKVGVLGAGMMGAGIAYVTAKAGIDVVLKDVSVEAAEKGKAYSQKILDKQVSRGRSTPEKRDALLGRILATADAADLAGCDFVIEAVFEDTALKHKVLAEAAAAAPDALITSNTSTLPITDLQAGAGLPDLVGVHFFSPVDKMPLIELIVGANTSPEAVAKAYDYTRAIGKTPIVVKDSRGFFTSRVFGTMVMEGAALVAEGLPPMSIERAALQAGFPAGPLTLLDEVTLTLPLKIEEQGGGAAAHPGIAVLRTLVKEHDRTGKAAGKGFFDWEPSKKVWPGLAEVFPPNVDGLAPGAGNDPIRFKDAQDRLLFIMAVETARCFEEGVLTSVEDANIGSIMGIGFPPGFGGVAQFVDQYDGGVAGFVARADELADKFGERFRPPALLREKAIEAGSLREALA; this is encoded by the coding sequence GTGAGCCCGATTCGTTGGGACCGCGCCGAGGACGGCGTCGTCACGTTGACGTTGGACGCCCCTGACTCGTCGGCGAACACGATGGACGCCGCGTTCCAGGCCGCGCTCGGTGAGACCGTCGACCGGCTGGTCGCCGAGAAGGAGACGCTCAAGGGCGTCATCATCACCAGCGCGAAGAAGACGTTCTTCGCCGGCGGTGACCTCGACGAGCTGATCCAGGCGCGCCCGGAGAACCGGGAGCAGCTGCTGACCACGGTCACCGACATCAAGCGCCGGCTGCGGACGATCGAGACGCTCGGCGTGCCGGTGGCCGCCGCGATCAACGGTGCCGCGCTCGGCGGCGGCCTGGAGATCGCGCTGGCCGCTCACTACCGCGTCGCGCTGGACACGCCCGCCACGAAGCTGGGCTTTCCCGAGGTGACGCTGGGCCTGCTGCCCGGCGCCGGGGGCGTCGTCCGTTCGGTGCGGTTGCTCGGTCTGGTCAACGCGCTGACCCAGGTGCTGCTCCAGGGCCAGCAGCTGCGGGCCCCGGCCGCGCAGCAGCTCGGGCTGGTGCACGACGTCGTCAGCGACCCGGCCGAGCTGCTGGTCAAGGCTCGCGAGTGGATCGAGGCCAACCCGCAGGCCACCCAGCCCTACGACGCCAAGGGCTACAAGGTGCCGGGCGGCTCGCCGACGTCGCCCTCGCTGGCCGGGTTCCTGCCCGCGCTGCCCGCGAACCTTCGCAAGCAGCTCAAGGGCGCGCACCTGCCCGCGCCGCACCACATCCTCTGCGCCGCGGTCGAGGGCCTGCTGGTCGACGTCGACACCGCGTTCGTGATCGAGGGACGCTACTTCGCCGACCTGGCCACCGGTCAGACCTCGACGAACATGATCCAGGCGTTCTGGTTCGACCTGAACCGCATCAACGGTGGCGGCAGCCGCCCGGCGGACGTGCCTGCGTTCAAGCCCCGCAAGGTGGGGGTTCTCGGCGCCGGAATGATGGGCGCGGGCATCGCCTACGTCACCGCCAAGGCCGGTATCGACGTCGTCCTCAAGGACGTCTCGGTCGAGGCGGCCGAAAAGGGCAAGGCCTACTCGCAGAAGATCCTCGACAAGCAGGTCTCTCGCGGACGGAGCACGCCCGAGAAGCGGGACGCGCTTCTGGGCCGGATCCTCGCCACCGCGGACGCCGCCGACCTCGCCGGATGCGACTTCGTCATCGAGGCGGTGTTCGAGGACACCGCGCTGAAGCACAAGGTGCTCGCCGAGGCCGCGGCTGCGGCGCCGGACGCGTTGATCACGTCGAACACCTCGACGCTGCCGATCACCGATCTGCAGGCGGGCGCCGGGCTGCCCGACCTGGTCGGCGTCCATTTCTTCTCCCCGGTGGACAAGATGCCGCTGATCGAGCTGATCGTCGGCGCGAACACGTCGCCGGAAGCCGTCGCGAAGGCGTACGACTACACCCGGGCGATCGGCAAGACGCCGATCGTCGTCAAGGACAGTCGCGGGTTCTTCACCAGCCGGGTGTTCGGGACGATGGTCATGGAGGGTGCGGCGCTGGTGGCCGAGGGCCTGCCGCCGATGAGCATCGAGCGGGCCGCGCTGCAGGCCGGCTTCCCCGCCGGTCCGCTGACGTTGCTCGACGAGGTGACGCTGACCCTGCCGCTGAAGATCGAGGAGCAGGGCGGCGGCGCAGCGGCCCACCCGGGCATCGCCGTGCTCCGGACGCTGGTCAAGGAGCACGACCGCACCGGTAAGGCCGCGGGCAAGGGCTTCTTCGACTGGGAGCCGTCGAAGAAGGTGTGGCCGGGCCTCGCCGAGGTGTTCCCGCCGAACGTGGACGGGCTCGCCCCCGGGGCGGGCAACGACCCGATCCGCTTCAAGGACGCCCAGGACCGGCTGCTGTTCATCATGGCCGTCGAGACCGCGCGCTGCTTCGAGGAGGGCGTGCTCACGTCGGTCGAGGACGCGAACATCGGCTCGATCATGGGCATCGGCTTCCCGCCCGGCTTCGGCGGCGTGGCCCAGTTCGTCGATCAGTACGACGGCGGCGTCGCGGGCTTCGTGGCCCGCGCCGACGAGCTCGCCGACAAGTTCGGTGAGCGGTTCCGCCCGCCCGCGCTGCTGCGCGAGAAGGCGATCGAGGCCGGGTCCCTGCGCGAGGCGCTCGCCTAG
- a CDS encoding sensor histidine kinase has protein sequence MTSAATPAPPLSGSHGHRPRIARFGWLFGGVWLFFLIEPAQTALAHESLALRVYGVVTLLAFSAWYLLIFTFVRSTSFRLWEDEVRRGWIAIGVLLALAALTVPACRGESLATLVYIAAAAMMVLPARHAFTLTGVFVVVVLVLDAFPETESGASLVFSMIVAALAVWGIRQMIARNIELLAAQQTIAQLAVAEERARTARDLHDILGHSLTVITVKAELAGRLITVDPERAGREVADLERLSREALADVRRTVSGYRPVTLAGELAGARAALDAADIDAELPTALDEVPGERRELFGWVVREGVTNVVRHAAARRCVVTVTRDRVEVADDGRGPTDEGMGNGLTGLRERVEAAGGALTVGRSPLGGFLLRVTLTGVK, from the coding sequence GTGACCAGCGCTGCTACCCCCGCACCACCACTCAGCGGGTCGCACGGACATCGTCCGCGGATCGCCCGGTTCGGCTGGCTCTTCGGCGGCGTCTGGCTGTTCTTCCTGATCGAACCGGCGCAGACGGCACTGGCCCACGAAAGCCTCGCCCTGCGGGTGTACGGCGTCGTCACGCTGCTCGCGTTCTCGGCCTGGTACCTGCTGATCTTCACGTTCGTCCGGAGCACCAGCTTCCGGCTGTGGGAGGACGAGGTCCGCCGCGGGTGGATCGCGATCGGCGTCCTGCTGGCCCTGGCGGCGCTGACCGTGCCCGCCTGCCGTGGCGAGTCGCTGGCGACGCTGGTTTACATCGCCGCGGCGGCGATGATGGTGCTTCCGGCGCGGCACGCGTTCACGCTGACCGGGGTGTTCGTCGTGGTGGTCCTCGTACTCGACGCGTTCCCGGAGACCGAGTCCGGGGCCAGCTTGGTGTTCAGCATGATCGTGGCCGCGCTGGCGGTGTGGGGCATCCGGCAGATGATCGCCCGGAACATCGAACTGCTCGCCGCGCAGCAGACGATCGCCCAGCTCGCGGTCGCCGAGGAACGCGCCCGCACGGCCCGCGACCTGCACGACATCCTCGGCCACTCGCTGACCGTGATCACGGTGAAGGCCGAGCTCGCCGGACGGTTGATCACCGTCGATCCGGAGCGAGCCGGACGCGAGGTCGCCGACCTGGAGCGGCTCTCCCGGGAGGCGCTCGCCGACGTCCGCCGGACGGTCAGTGGCTACCGGCCGGTCACGCTCGCCGGGGAGCTGGCCGGTGCCCGCGCCGCGCTGGACGCCGCGGATATCGACGCCGAGCTGCCGACCGCACTCGACGAGGTGCCGGGGGAGCGGCGTGAGCTGTTCGGCTGGGTGGTGCGGGAGGGCGTCACGAACGTCGTCCGGCACGCGGCGGCCCGGCGCTGCGTCGTCACGGTCACCAGGGACCGCGTCGAGGTGGCCGACGACGGCCGCGGGCCGACCGACGAGGGCATGGGCAACGGCCTGACCGGCCTGCGGGAACGGGTCGAGGCCGCTGGTGGTGCGCTCACGGTCGGACGCTCGCCCCTGGGTGGATTCCTACTTCGTGTGACGCTGACTGGAGTCAAATGA
- a CDS encoding acetoacetate decarboxylase family protein, translated as MILTAIPSVPESLLASDVELPTSSAPAPWRTRIDAAFWWHRAAPDARSVLPPELAASGVIPVTLGAFVRYRETPVGPYSEVFASPVLLRKWPVPPMHIPFMAVDSLTSVHGGRTNWALPKTLASFEWSGAAVSAVGDGWKVSAEARASTPQFPMAGGLRTLQVFDGEPRSAWVGMHGRARLGRVTVSATGPTLSRWLTPGRHPALLISDSTMNVGAPR; from the coding sequence ATGATCTTGACCGCGATCCCGAGCGTGCCCGAGTCGCTGCTGGCGTCCGACGTCGAGTTGCCGACGTCGTCCGCGCCCGCGCCCTGGCGCACCCGCATCGACGCGGCGTTCTGGTGGCACCGCGCGGCTCCGGACGCCAGGTCCGTGCTGCCGCCCGAGCTGGCGGCGTCCGGCGTCATCCCGGTGACGCTCGGCGCCTTCGTGCGGTACCGGGAGACCCCGGTCGGGCCGTATTCGGAGGTGTTCGCGAGCCCGGTGCTGCTCCGCAAGTGGCCGGTGCCGCCGATGCACATCCCGTTCATGGCGGTGGACTCGCTGACGTCGGTGCACGGCGGGCGGACGAACTGGGCGCTACCGAAGACGCTGGCCTCGTTCGAGTGGAGCGGCGCAGCGGTCTCGGCGGTCGGCGACGGGTGGAAGGTCTCCGCGGAGGCCCGTGCATCCACGCCGCAGTTCCCGATGGCGGGTGGGCTTCGCACGCTTCAGGTCTTCGACGGGGAGCCGAGGAGCGCCTGGGTCGGCATGCACGGCCGAGCCCGCCTGGGCCGCGTGACCGTCTCCGCCACCGGGCCGACGTTGTCCCGCTGGCTGACTCCCGGACGCCACCCCGCCCTACTGATCAGCGACTCCACCATGAACGTGGGCGCCCCGCGCTGA
- a CDS encoding GMC oxidoreductase — protein sequence MHYDVLVVGSGFGGSVTALRLTEKGYRVGVLEAGQRFDESTLPRTSWDLRRYLWAPQIGCYGLQRIHLLPDVLVMAGAGVGGGSLNYANTLYKPPAKFFEDPQWAGITDWADELEPHYDQARRMLGVTLNPSETPADLVMRQVADEIGAGDTWRSTPVGVFFGPTGGDPFFGGAGPDRVACTECGSCMTGCRVGAKNTLTKNYLYLAEKAGAEVHPLTTVRTLRPGSSGWVVETVRSGRRSGRRTFTADHVVLSAGTYGTQRLLHAMRDARVLPNLSPRLGEQTRTNSEAVLAATSRHRRTDYTRGVAITGSFHVPTPPPTPLSGTKSVITHIEPVRYGPGSNVIGLLQTLLVDGDGRAPRWLSALGVAARNPGALLRSLSVRHWSERTVIALVMQEHDDSLVVSGKRGLFGGQRLRTRPGPGEPPPRWIPVGHDVVRRLARLVDGDPGGSFADLANIPMTAHFIGGCGMGVSAEDGVIDPYHRVHGYPGLSVVDGSTVSANLGVNPALTITALAERAASYWPNKGDADLRPELGAAYQRVTPVAPRSPVVPASAPGALLFPTIRLREGA from the coding sequence ATGCACTATGACGTCCTGGTGGTGGGCAGCGGCTTCGGCGGCAGCGTCACCGCGCTCCGGCTGACCGAGAAGGGCTACCGGGTCGGCGTCCTGGAGGCGGGGCAGCGGTTCGACGAGTCGACGCTCCCCCGCACGTCCTGGGATCTGCGGCGGTACCTCTGGGCGCCGCAGATCGGCTGTTACGGGCTGCAGCGGATCCACCTGCTGCCGGACGTCCTGGTGATGGCGGGAGCGGGGGTCGGCGGTGGTTCGCTGAACTACGCGAACACGCTGTACAAGCCGCCCGCGAAGTTCTTCGAGGACCCGCAGTGGGCCGGTATCACCGACTGGGCCGACGAGTTGGAGCCGCACTACGACCAGGCGCGCCGCATGCTCGGCGTCACGCTCAATCCGTCGGAGACACCGGCCGATCTCGTCATGCGGCAGGTCGCGGACGAGATCGGAGCCGGTGACACCTGGCGGTCGACGCCGGTGGGGGTGTTCTTCGGGCCCACCGGCGGAGACCCGTTCTTCGGCGGTGCGGGGCCGGATCGGGTGGCGTGTACCGAGTGCGGGTCGTGCATGACCGGGTGCCGGGTCGGCGCGAAGAACACGCTGACGAAGAACTACCTGTACCTGGCCGAGAAGGCCGGTGCCGAGGTGCACCCGCTGACGACCGTCCGGACGCTCCGTCCCGGTTCGTCGGGATGGGTGGTCGAAACCGTCCGGAGTGGACGACGAAGCGGGCGCCGCACTTTCACCGCCGACCACGTCGTCCTCTCGGCCGGCACGTACGGCACCCAGCGGCTGCTGCACGCGATGCGGGACGCTCGCGTGCTCCCGAACCTCTCGCCCCGGCTGGGCGAGCAGACCCGGACGAACTCCGAGGCGGTGCTGGCCGCGACGTCCCGTCATCGGCGGACCGACTACACCCGCGGCGTCGCGATCACCGGATCTTTCCACGTCCCTACACCCCCACCCACCCCCTTGAGCGGAACCAAAAGCGTCATCACGCACATCGAGCCGGTCCGGTACGGGCCGGGCAGCAACGTGATCGGGCTGCTGCAGACGCTGCTCGTCGACGGTGACGGACGGGCGCCCCGGTGGCTCTCCGCGCTCGGCGTCGCCGCCCGGAACCCGGGCGCGCTGCTGCGCAGCCTCTCGGTGCGGCACTGGTCGGAGCGGACCGTGATCGCGCTCGTCATGCAGGAGCACGACGACTCGCTGGTCGTGTCCGGCAAGCGTGGGCTGTTCGGCGGGCAGCGGCTGCGAACCCGCCCGGGGCCGGGCGAACCGCCGCCGCGCTGGATCCCGGTGGGGCACGACGTGGTGCGGCGGCTCGCGCGTCTCGTGGACGGTGACCCGGGCGGTTCGTTCGCCGACCTGGCGAACATCCCGATGACCGCGCACTTCATCGGGGGGTGCGGCATGGGCGTGTCCGCCGAGGACGGCGTCATCGACCCGTACCACCGGGTGCACGGCTACCCGGGGCTCTCGGTGGTGGACGGCTCCACGGTGTCGGCGAACCTCGGGGTCAACCCGGCGCTGACGATCACCGCGCTGGCCGAGCGGGCCGCGTCGTACTGGCCGAACAAGGGCGATGCCGACCTCCGCCCGGAGCTCGGCGCCGCGTACCAGCGGGTCACCCCGGTCGCACCTCGTTCGCCGGTGGTGCCCGCATCGGCGCCTGGCGCGCTACTGTTCCCGACCATCCGCCTCCGGGAGGGCGCATGA
- a CDS encoding flavin-containing monooxygenase, with protein sequence MSEDLPTEVRVLVVGAGFGGLAAAAQLRAAGYRSPDDLLLIERADQVGGTWRDNTYPECACDVQSVLYSFSFAANPDWTRSYGRQPEILDYLIRITRQTGLLEHVRFGCELIGAAWDAASARWVVETSRGVVRAQVLVAATGALSAPRLPDLPGMDSFTGDAFHSARWNHSVSLAGKRVGVVGTGASAVQFVPAIAPSVSHLTVFQRTPGWVIPRGDRPYLASERALYRRWPVTQKISRGAAYLYREGYVIGMAHYPQLLPAMQVIAESHLRKQVPDPELRAKLRPPFKLGCKRALLSDDWFPALQRPNVELVTSAAAEVTPHGLIDATGRKHELDVLIFGTGFTPTEPPVARLLSGKDGRTLAESWDGSPRAYLGLTVHGFPNMFLMYGPNTNLGHSSIVYMLESQARYIVDAVRTLDRANLASLEVRADVEDSYVTDVQRRLGHSVWNKGGCASWYLDRTGRNSVMWPTFTWRYRQATRRLDVDSYHLKAVPAHAL encoded by the coding sequence GTGTCCGAGGATCTCCCCACCGAGGTACGAGTCCTGGTGGTCGGCGCCGGATTCGGCGGCCTGGCCGCCGCCGCGCAACTCCGTGCGGCCGGCTACCGCTCCCCCGACGACCTCTTACTGATCGAGCGCGCCGACCAGGTCGGCGGCACCTGGCGCGACAACACGTATCCGGAGTGCGCCTGCGACGTCCAGTCGGTGCTGTACTCGTTCTCGTTCGCCGCGAACCCCGACTGGACGCGGTCGTACGGACGCCAGCCGGAGATCCTGGACTACCTGATCCGCATCACGCGCCAGACCGGGCTGCTCGAGCACGTTCGATTCGGGTGCGAGCTCATCGGCGCCGCCTGGGACGCCGCGAGCGCTCGGTGGGTGGTCGAGACGTCGCGGGGCGTCGTCCGGGCACAGGTGCTGGTCGCCGCGACCGGTGCGCTCTCCGCACCACGCCTGCCCGACTTACCGGGCATGGACTCGTTCACCGGCGACGCGTTCCACTCCGCGCGCTGGAACCACTCGGTCTCGCTGGCCGGTAAGCGTGTCGGGGTGGTGGGCACCGGGGCGTCCGCGGTCCAGTTCGTGCCCGCGATCGCGCCCTCGGTCAGCCACCTGACGGTCTTCCAGCGGACGCCGGGCTGGGTGATACCGCGCGGTGACCGTCCCTACCTGGCTTCCGAGCGTGCGCTGTACCGGCGCTGGCCGGTCACCCAGAAGATCTCCCGCGGCGCGGCGTACCTCTACCGCGAGGGCTACGTGATCGGCATGGCCCACTACCCGCAGTTACTGCCGGCGATGCAGGTCATCGCCGAGTCGCACCTGCGCAAGCAGGTGCCCGATCCGGAACTGCGGGCCAAGCTGCGGCCACCGTTCAAGCTCGGCTGCAAGCGGGCGCTGCTGTCCGACGACTGGTTCCCCGCGCTGCAGCGGCCGAACGTCGAGCTGGTGACGTCGGCCGCCGCCGAGGTCACCCCGCACGGCCTGATCGACGCGACCGGCCGGAAGCACGAGCTCGACGTGCTGATCTTCGGCACCGGCTTCACCCCGACCGAACCGCCGGTAGCACGGTTACTCAGCGGCAAGGACGGGCGAACCCTCGCCGAGAGCTGGGACGGGAGCCCGCGTGCGTACCTGGGCCTGACCGTGCACGGCTTCCCCAATATGTTCCTGATGTACGGCCCGAACACCAACCTCGGGCACAGCTCGATCGTCTACATGCTGGAGTCGCAGGCCCGGTACATCGTGGACGCCGTGCGGACGCTGGACCGGGCGAACCTCGCGTCGCTGGAGGTGCGCGCGGACGTCGAGGACTCGTACGTGACCGACGTCCAGCGTCGGCTCGGGCACTCGGTCTGGAACAAGGGCGGGTGTGCGAGCTGGTACCTCGACCGGACCGGCCGGAACAGCGTGATGTGGCCGACGTTCACCTGGCGGTACCGGCAGGCCACGCGACGCCTGGACGTGGACAGCTACCACCTGAAAGCGGTGCCCGCGCATGCACTATGA